The Streptomyces sp. 135 sequence GGCACGTGCTCACGAAGTTGGGCCTGCGCGACCGGGTGCAGGCGGCCGTGTACGCGTACGAGAGCGGGCTGGTGCGCCCCGGCGCGCAGTAGCCCTGGAAACCCGGCTGGAACGACGACGGTGGCCGTCCCCGAGGGGGCGGCCACCGTCGTCGTTACGGTCAGGCGCGGTCAGGTGCCGTCAGCCCTTGCTGATCTCCCAGAAGCGGAAGACCGTGGAGGCGTCCAGGCACGACTCCAGGCCGTAGACGTTGTCCTGGACGACCGCGTACTGCTTGGCCTGCCAGACCGGCAGGACCGGCACCTGCTCGGCCACGATGTCCTGGAGCGCGGAGTACTGCTTGTCGGTCTTGGTGCGGTCGCTCTCGGTCGCCGTGCCGGGGATGATCTTCCCGGTGATCTCGGAGTTCTCGAAGTGGTTGTCGAGGACGTTGCCCTTGCCGAAGAAGGGCTGCGTGAAGTTGTCCGGGTCCGGGTAGTCCGGCACCCAGCCCTTGACGTAGACGCCGTACTTGCCGGCGGCGATGTCCTTCTCGTACTGCTCGAACTCCACGGACTTCACGTCGGCGTCGAAGAGGCCGGACGCGTTGAGCTGCTTGGCGATGGCCTTCAGCTCCTGGTCGGTGGCCGGGCCGTAGCGCGTGGGGGTCGACCAGAGCGTCAGCTTGACCTTGCCGTCGATGCCGGCGCCGCGCAGTGCGGAGGCGGCCTTCGCGCGCTGCGGGCGGGCGCCGTAGGTGTCGAAGAACGCGGTGTTGTGGCCGCCGATGCCCGCCGGGACGATCGAGTACAGCGGCGTGGCCGTGTTCTGGTAGACCTCCTGGACGAGGGCTTCCCGGTCCAGGAGGTAGGCCATGGCCTTGCGCACGCCGAGCTTGCCCGCGACCGGGTCCTTCATGTTGAAGACCAGGTGCTGCACCTCGGCGCTGCTGCCCTCGACGATGTCGACGGCCCGGCCGGCCTCGGAGGTGTCCTGCTCGATGTCCGCGATGTCGGCGGCGGCGAGACCTCGGTAGGCCACGTCGATGTCGTGGTCCAGGAGCGCCTTCTTCAGGCCCTTCTGGTCGCCGTGGAAGAACTTGAGCGCGACACCCTCGTTCTTGACCTTGGCGCTGCCCTTGTAGGAGGAGTTGACGGAGAAGTTCGCCTCCTCCTTGTCGAACGAGTCGAGCTTGTAGGGGCCGGATCCGACCGCCTTGCCGTCCTCGCGCAGCGCGTTCATGTCGTACTCGCGGTGGTCCACGATCGAACCCGCGCCCGAGGCGACCTTGCTGGGGAAGGTCGCGTCGGCGTACTTGAGCCGGAAGACGACGGTCTTGGCGTCCGGGGTCCGGACACTGTCGAGCATCGGGAACATGATCGCCGGGCCGGCGTCGTCGTTGATCTTCCGCATGCGGTCGAAGGAGAACTTGACGTCCTTCGAGGTGAGCTCGTTGCCGTTGCTGAACTTCAGTCCGTCACGCAGCTCACACTTGAAGACCTTCGTCTCCGTGTCCGTGAAGGCACAGCTCTTGGCGGCCTCCGGCTCCGGCTCGGTGGCGCCCTTGGGGAAGCTCAGGAGGGACTGGAAGACGTTGTTGAACAGGAGCCACGACCCGGGGTCGTAGCCGGACGCCGGGTCGGTGGCGAGGACGTCGTCGGACATCCCCATCACGACCGCGTCACCCGTGTCCCCGGCCCCGCCCGACTCGGTTCCGCAGCCGGTCAACAAAGCGGCGGCCAGCCCTCCCGTGAGGGGAAGGGCCAGCCACTGGTTACGACGATTCACTTACGTGCCTTTAGATCTTGGGTTCGTTCGGTGGTTCTCGCAGGGCGCGGAGGCCGGTCGCCTCCTCGCACGGGAGGGTCAGCCGCTGACGCCGCGGCCGAGCTCCCAGAGCTGGAGGCTCGAGGAGGAGTTGAGGGCCCACTCGACGCCCGTGATGTCGTCCCGTGCGGCGATGTACTGCTTGCCCTGCCAGAGCGGCAGGACGGGGACGTCCTCGGCGACGATGTCCTGGATCTTGCGGATGCTCTTGGACGCGGCCAGGCGGTCGGCCTCGCGGCGCGAGGTCGGGATCAGCTGGTCGATGATGTCGGGGTTCGCGTACGGCGAGCCGAGGAAGTTGCCCTTGTCGAGGAAGGGCGCGATGAAGCTGTCGGCGTCGGGGAAGTCGGGGAACCAGCCCATGCCGTAGACCGCGTACTTGCCGTCACGCTCGGCGGGGCGGAACGTGCCCCACGGCACGCCCTTGATCGAGACGTCGAACAGGCCGGAGTCGTTCAGCTGCGTCCGCAGCAGCTCGAACTCCTTCTTCGTCGCGGGACCGTAGTGGTCGGTGGTGTAGTGCAGCGTCAGCTTCACCGGCGTGGAGATGTTCGCCTTGTCGAGCAGCGCGCGGGCCTTGGCCGGGCTCGGGTTGCCGTACTTGTTGAAGAACGAGTTGGCGTGGCCCGTGATGGTGGAGGGCACCAGCGAGAACAGCGGCTCGGCCGTCGGGCCGTACACCGAGGAGGCCAGCGCGCCGCGGTCGATGACCTGCGCCATGGCCTGGCGGACGGCCTTGCTCTTGGCCACCGGGGCGTTGGTGTTGAAGGCCAGGTAACGGATCTCCAGGCCCTGCATCTCGACCAGGTCGATCTTCTTGTCCGAGGAGGCGTCGAGGTCCCTGACCTGCTCGGGCGACATGGTGCGCGCCATCAGGTCGATGTCGCCGTCCTCGAGTGCCTTGCCCATGGACTTGGTGTCGTCGAAGCTGCGCAGCTCCACCTTGTCGCTCTGGGGCTTGAACTCCCCCTTGTACTTGGGGTTCTTGGTGAACACCGTCTTCACCAGGCGGTCGCCGTCGACCTCTTGCTCCGCGATGTACGGGCCGGATCCGGACACCTCGAAGCCGTCGCGCAGCCTGTTCTTGGGGTAGTGGTCCTTGCTGACGATGCCCGCGGTGGGGGTGGCCAGCTTGTAGGGGAACGTCGCGTCCGGCGACTTGAGGTGGAAGATGACCTCTCGGTCACCCTGCGTCTCGATCTCCTCGACGTTCGCCACCAGGGCGTCGGAACCGCTGGGGTCCTTGATCTTGATGTCCCGGACCCGCTCGATGGAGAACTTCACATCGGCCGCGGTCAGCGGCTCGCCGTCGGAGAACGTCAGGCCCTTGCGCAGGGTGCAGGAGTAGCGCTCGTTGCCCGTGTCGGTGAAACCGCACTGCTCGGCGGCCTCGGGCTGCGGGTCGCCACCGGCGCGCGGCAGTGCCATCAACCCTTGGACGGTCTGCCGCAGCAGGCTCCAGGAACCGGCGTCGTAGGCGTACGCGGGGTCGAAGGGTGCCGGCACCTCCTTCGAGATGGCGAACGCGTCCGTGGTGCCGACGGCGATCGCGTCGTCACCGTCTCCGCTGCCCGATCCGCCACATGCGGCGAGAGCGGGGGCGAGCAGACCTACGACAGCCGGCAGCACCAAAGTCTTGCGGTTCATGCTCGACGTTCTCCAGGGCTCTTGGATCCCGTGAATCCCGCAACGCGGGGTGTGGGTTGATGGGGCACGGGGGGTGGGGCGATGTTCTCGCGACGACATTAGTCCGCACCACTTGAGCACCTGTCGGGGTGGGAGCCGGGCCCCAATCACGCAGGGAAACCGGGCGTGGACGCACCGATAACCCAACACCGGAAGGTTTCGCGCATGCTTCCACCAATCGGGACCAAACGTCATGCCCTCAGGGACCCCGGAAGGGGTCGCTGCACACACCGGTCCCAGTGTCGACCCCGGATGGCGTGGGAAACGTCACACTCCGGGACAGGTGTGCGCCGGAGCTGTCACAGGGTCATGAGCCCTTGCAGGAAAGGAAGGTTGACGTGTTCGAGGGAGGGGACGACGGTGCGTCCCGCGGACGGCGGGATGGGGGCGACCGACGGCACGGCGACCACGCGGCAGCCGGCGGCCTCCGCGGCGGCGACGCCGGTGGCGGTGTCCTCGATGACGACGCACCGTGCGGGGTCGGCGCCGATGCCCGCCGCCGCCAGGAGGTAGGGGTCCGGGTGGGGCTTCGTACGGGCCACCTCGTCGCCCGCGACGGTGAGTTCGAAGTGGTGGGCGCCGATCGAGTCGAGGACACGGTCGATGATGCGCCGGTGCGAGGCGGAGACCAGGGCCATCGGGACGTCCTGGGCGGCGAGTTCGGCAAGCAGGCTCGCGGCGCCCGGCATCAGCGGCAGGGAGCGGGAGATGCGCTCCTCGAAGCCGTCGTTGAGCAGCACGGTCAGCTCGTCCAGGGTGATGTCGGCACCCGTGGCCTCGATGAGGAAGCCGGCGCTGCGCGTCATGGGGCCGCCGACGACGACATCGCGCCAGGCCTCGTCGAGGGTGTGGCCGAGGCGGGCGAAGACCTCGGCCTCGGCGTCCCACCAGAAGCCCTCGGTGTCGACGAGCGTGCCGTCCATGTCGAGCAGGACGCCCTGCAGCGCGGCCCCTTCGGCGAGGGGGACGGATGGGGCGAGGGGGGCCGGTGCCTGGGAGCCGACGGAGTGGAGAGGGGTGCCGAGCGCCGGAACCGTACTGGTCATGCGACCACACCTTCCATGAGGGACGAGAAGGCCGGTTGCCCGCTTTTGACGACGAGGCAACCGGCCTGCACTGGACCGACCAGTGTACGACTGTGCTCGGATCAGCGCGCGTTGAAGTACTTCGCCTCCGGGTGGTGGATGACGATCGCGTCCGTGGACTGCTCCGGGTGGAGCTGGAACTCCTCGGAGAGGTGGACGCCGATCCGCTCCGGCTGGAGGAGGTCGGCGATCTTGGCGCGGTCCTCCAGGTCGGGGCAGGCGCCGTAGCCGAGGGAGAAGCGGGCGCCGCGGTACTTCAGATCGAACATGTCTTCGACGTCGGCGGGGTCCTCGCCGCCGAAGCCGAGTTCGGCGCGGACCCGGGCGTGCCAGTACTCGGCGAGTGCCTCGGCCAACTGCACGGACAGGCCGTGCAGTTCGAGGTAGTCGCGGTAGGAGTCGGCGGCGAACAGCTCGGCGGTGGCCTCGCCGATCCTGGAGCCGACGGTGACGACCTGGAGGCCGACGACGTCGGTCTCGCCGGACTCCTCGGGGCGGAAGAAGTCCGCGAGGCACAGGCGGCGGCCGCGGCGCTGGCGCG is a genomic window containing:
- a CDS encoding ABC transporter substrate-binding protein — its product is MNRKTLVLPAVVGLLAPALAACGGSGSGDGDDAIAVGTTDAFAISKEVPAPFDPAYAYDAGSWSLLRQTVQGLMALPRAGGDPQPEAAEQCGFTDTGNERYSCTLRKGLTFSDGEPLTAADVKFSIERVRDIKIKDPSGSDALVANVEEIETQGDREVIFHLKSPDATFPYKLATPTAGIVSKDHYPKNRLRDGFEVSGSGPYIAEQEVDGDRLVKTVFTKNPKYKGEFKPQSDKVELRSFDDTKSMGKALEDGDIDLMARTMSPEQVRDLDASSDKKIDLVEMQGLEIRYLAFNTNAPVAKSKAVRQAMAQVIDRGALASSVYGPTAEPLFSLVPSTITGHANSFFNKYGNPSPAKARALLDKANISTPVKLTLHYTTDHYGPATKKEFELLRTQLNDSGLFDVSIKGVPWGTFRPAERDGKYAVYGMGWFPDFPDADSFIAPFLDKGNFLGSPYANPDIIDQLIPTSRREADRLAASKSIRKIQDIVAEDVPVLPLWQGKQYIAARDDITGVEWALNSSSSLQLWELGRGVSG
- a CDS encoding HAD family phosphatase, which encodes MDGTLVDTEGFWWDAEAEVFARLGHTLDEAWRDVVVGGPMTRSAGFLIEATGADITLDELTVLLNDGFEERISRSLPLMPGAASLLAELAAQDVPMALVSASHRRIIDRVLDSIGAHHFELTVAGDEVARTKPHPDPYLLAAAGIGADPARCVVIEDTATGVAAAEAAGCRVVAVPSVAPIPPSAGRTVVPSLEHVNLPFLQGLMTL
- a CDS encoding ABC transporter substrate-binding protein, with the protein product MNRRNQWLALPLTGGLAAALLTGCGTESGGAGDTGDAVVMGMSDDVLATDPASGYDPGSWLLFNNVFQSLLSFPKGATEPEPEAAKSCAFTDTETKVFKCELRDGLKFSNGNELTSKDVKFSFDRMRKINDDAGPAIMFPMLDSVRTPDAKTVVFRLKYADATFPSKVASGAGSIVDHREYDMNALREDGKAVGSGPYKLDSFDKEEANFSVNSSYKGSAKVKNEGVALKFFHGDQKGLKKALLDHDIDVAYRGLAAADIADIEQDTSEAGRAVDIVEGSSAEVQHLVFNMKDPVAGKLGVRKAMAYLLDREALVQEVYQNTATPLYSIVPAGIGGHNTAFFDTYGARPQRAKAASALRGAGIDGKVKLTLWSTPTRYGPATDQELKAIAKQLNASGLFDADVKSVEFEQYEKDIAAGKYGVYVKGWVPDYPDPDNFTQPFFGKGNVLDNHFENSEITGKIIPGTATESDRTKTDKQYSALQDIVAEQVPVLPVWQAKQYAVVQDNVYGLESCLDASTVFRFWEISKG